The Arthrobacter russicus genome has a segment encoding these proteins:
- a CDS encoding acyl-CoA desaturase, which produces MSHRSGMPKPGAKPGFSPSKTDSTVDLTTYAVEHPELTGPRPVVHGPRTLMSQISVYAGVLLPLSALIAAVPLLWGKALGWADVGLFLVFYLITGLGVTVGFHRYFTHGSFRAVKPLRAALAIAGSMAVQGSVITWVADHRRHHAFSDTDGDPHSPWAFGTSPWALTKGFWHAHMGWLFERDVTNRVRFAPDLLKDRMIFRIHNLFPLWALATLLLPGIIGGLIGQSWWSFWTALFWAGLVRVAVLHHVTWSVNSICHMIGERPYASRDKAANFWPLAIVSFGESWHNSHHADPSCARHGVRRGQIDISARTIWIFEKFGWASKIKWPNAERFAKLAIVKD; this is translated from the coding sequence ATGAGCCATCGAAGTGGGATGCCAAAACCTGGCGCCAAGCCAGGATTCAGCCCGTCCAAAACCGATTCGACGGTGGATTTGACCACCTACGCCGTCGAGCATCCGGAACTCACCGGGCCGCGTCCCGTGGTGCACGGGCCGCGAACCCTGATGTCCCAGATCAGTGTCTATGCCGGAGTGCTGCTTCCCCTGTCGGCGCTGATCGCTGCGGTTCCGCTGCTGTGGGGGAAAGCCCTGGGCTGGGCCGACGTCGGGCTTTTCCTGGTTTTCTACCTGATCACCGGGCTCGGTGTGACGGTCGGCTTCCACCGTTACTTCACGCACGGCTCCTTCCGGGCGGTGAAGCCGCTGCGTGCAGCTTTGGCTATTGCCGGCTCGATGGCGGTGCAGGGATCAGTCATCACCTGGGTCGCCGATCACCGCAGGCACCATGCCTTTTCGGACACTGACGGGGATCCGCACTCGCCGTGGGCTTTCGGGACGTCGCCCTGGGCCTTGACCAAAGGCTTCTGGCACGCGCATATGGGTTGGCTTTTCGAACGGGATGTGACCAACCGGGTCCGGTTCGCCCCGGACCTGCTCAAAGACCGGATGATTTTCCGGATCCACAACCTGTTCCCGCTCTGGGCGTTGGCGACTTTGCTGCTGCCCGGCATCATCGGCGGTCTGATCGGCCAAAGCTGGTGGAGTTTTTGGACTGCATTGTTCTGGGCCGGATTGGTACGGGTCGCAGTGCTGCACCATGTGACCTGGTCGGTGAATTCGATTTGCCACATGATCGGCGAGCGGCCCTACGCCTCCCGGGACAAAGCGGCGAATTTCTGGCCCTTGGCGATCGTCTCCTTCGGTGAATCCTGGCACAACTCGCACCATGCCGACCCGAGTTGCGCCCGGCATGGCGTCCGGCGCGGGCAAATCGACATCTCCGCCCGAACCATCTGGATCTTTGAGAAATTCGGCTGGGCCAGCAAGATCAAATGGCCGAACGCTGAAAGATTCGCAAAATTGGCCATTGTGAAGGATTAG
- a CDS encoding cystathionine beta-synthase produces MKYANSVLDLIGNTPLVKLNSVTEGIAATVLAKVEYLNPGGSAKDRIAVKMLDEAAKAGLIEPGGTVVEPTSGNTGVAMALVAQQRGYNCVFVVPDKVSEDKRATIRAYGAEVVVTPTAVAADSPQSYYGVSDRIARETPGAYKPDQFSNLNGPLSHYESTGPEIWRDTEGKVTHFVAGIGTGGTITGTGRYLREISGDTVRVIGADPEGSVYSGGTGRPYLVEGVGEDIWPPAYDPDVPHEVIAVSDADSFEMTRRLAKEEGLLVGGSSGMAVVAALRAAEGLGPDDVVVVLLPDSGRGYLAKIFSDEWMQSYGFLKLGDEPAVGEVLRAKTGQLPDLVHIHPNETVRDVIRLMDEYGVSQIPVLSAEPPVVMGEVVGSVDERLLTAKLFRGEAKMTDKITEHMSAVLPMVGSLEPISAAREKLQDVDALLVTFVGAPVGILTRHDLLFYLQD; encoded by the coding sequence ATGAAATATGCCAACTCGGTGCTTGACCTGATCGGAAACACGCCACTGGTCAAATTGAACAGCGTCACCGAGGGGATCGCGGCCACGGTTCTGGCCAAAGTCGAGTACCTCAATCCCGGGGGATCCGCGAAGGACCGGATCGCGGTCAAAATGCTCGACGAGGCGGCGAAGGCCGGGCTGATCGAACCCGGTGGAACTGTGGTCGAGCCGACCTCCGGCAACACCGGCGTCGCTATGGCGCTGGTGGCGCAGCAGCGCGGCTACAACTGCGTCTTCGTGGTGCCGGACAAAGTCTCCGAGGACAAAAGGGCGACGATCCGGGCCTACGGCGCCGAAGTGGTGGTCACCCCCACTGCGGTCGCCGCCGATTCGCCGCAGTCCTATTACGGGGTGTCGGATCGGATCGCGCGGGAGACTCCGGGTGCCTACAAGCCCGACCAGTTCTCGAATCTGAATGGGCCGCTGAGCCATTACGAGAGCACGGGTCCGGAAATCTGGCGGGATACCGAAGGCAAAGTCACGCATTTCGTGGCCGGCATCGGCACCGGGGGCACGATCACCGGTACCGGGCGGTACTTGCGTGAAATTTCCGGCGACACGGTGCGGGTCATCGGCGCTGATCCGGAAGGCTCCGTCTATTCCGGCGGCACCGGGCGGCCATACCTGGTGGAGGGCGTCGGCGAAGACATCTGGCCGCCGGCCTATGATCCGGACGTGCCGCACGAGGTGATCGCGGTCAGCGATGCGGACAGCTTCGAGATGACCCGGCGGTTGGCCAAAGAAGAAGGCCTGTTGGTCGGCGGATCCAGCGGCATGGCCGTGGTCGCCGCGCTCCGCGCAGCCGAGGGCCTGGGGCCCGACGACGTCGTGGTCGTGCTGCTGCCGGATTCCGGACGCGGCTACCTGGCCAAGATCTTCAGCGATGAATGGATGCAGTCCTACGGCTTCCTCAAGCTCGGCGACGAACCTGCGGTCGGTGAAGTGCTCCGGGCCAAGACCGGCCAGCTGCCCGATCTGGTGCACATCCATCCGAACGAGACGGTGCGCGACGTGATCCGGTTGATGGACGAGTACGGGGTTTCGCAGATCCCGGTGCTCAGCGCGGAACCGCCCGTCGTGATGGGCGAAGTGGTCGGCTCGGTGGACGAGCGGTTGCTGACCGCGAAGCTCTTCCGCGGCGAGGCCAAGATGACCGATAAGATCACCGAACACATGAGCGCGGTTCTGCCGATGGTCGGCTCCCTGGAGCCGATTTCCGCTGCCCGGGAAAAGCTGCAGGACGTCGACGCGCTGTTGGTGACCTTCGTCGGAGCTCCGGTGGGAATTCTTACCCGGCACGATTTGCTGTTCTACCTGCAGGACTGA
- a CDS encoding DNA-3-methyladenine glycosylase family protein, with the protein MTPLEMRWVPTGSYDLNATVGILRRGPADPCSIFHDGAWWFAFHTPDGAASLRLQQLPDGVNLLGFGPGAERAFASAPALLGADDDWTEFDSRSFQASLPEHVQTARRRHPGLRLPRTGRVIDSLVPAILEQKVTGKEAFAGYRRLIFRYGSVPPGAGSAGFPARLRLAPSPAEWASIPSWEWHRAGVGPQRSDTVMRALKRAAGLERLGSADASTAATGLMSIPGIGPWTAAEVTQCSHGDPDSVAVGDYHLAGFVGLALTGQPVDDNTMMELLEPWRGHRQRVVRMLYLSGISKERHGPRMSVRDYRDI; encoded by the coding sequence ATGACGCCGCTCGAAATGCGCTGGGTGCCTACTGGCAGTTACGACCTGAACGCTACGGTCGGCATCCTGCGGCGCGGACCGGCAGATCCGTGCTCGATCTTCCACGATGGTGCCTGGTGGTTTGCGTTCCATACCCCGGACGGCGCAGCGAGCTTGCGATTGCAGCAGCTCCCCGATGGGGTGAACCTCCTTGGCTTCGGACCGGGCGCTGAGCGGGCATTTGCTTCGGCGCCAGCGCTCCTCGGCGCCGACGACGATTGGACGGAGTTCGATTCGCGCTCGTTCCAAGCATCGCTTCCCGAGCACGTGCAAACCGCCCGACGTCGTCATCCCGGCTTGCGTCTGCCGCGCACCGGCCGGGTGATCGACAGCCTGGTTCCGGCCATTCTGGAGCAAAAAGTCACCGGCAAGGAAGCTTTCGCCGGGTACCGCCGACTGATTTTTCGCTATGGTTCAGTACCGCCGGGCGCAGGAAGTGCGGGTTTTCCAGCCAGGCTGCGATTGGCGCCTAGTCCCGCCGAATGGGCTTCGATTCCATCCTGGGAGTGGCACCGAGCCGGGGTGGGGCCGCAGCGATCGGACACCGTGATGCGCGCGCTGAAGCGAGCCGCCGGGCTGGAACGCCTAGGTTCAGCCGATGCCTCAACGGCTGCCACTGGACTGATGAGCATTCCTGGCATCGGCCCCTGGACTGCGGCGGAAGTCACCCAGTGCAGCCACGGCGATCCAGACTCGGTGGCGGTCGGCGATTACCATTTGGCCGGGTTTGTGGGCCTGGCGTTGACCGGACAACCGGTGGATGACAACACCATGATGGAGCTTTTGGAACCGTGGCGTGGACACCGGCAACGTGTAGTGCGGATGCTCTACCTCTCCGGTATCAGCAAGGAACGCCACGGGCCTCGGATGAGCGTGCGCGACTACCGGGACATCTGA
- a CDS encoding M20 metallopeptidase family protein codes for MTTRTQELAAGFAGDIVALRRDLHQNPEIGLDLPQTQQRILDALAPLDLEITLGKGLSSVTAVLRGGKPSEGDRPVVLLRGDMDGLPVDELVDVPFASTNGAMHACGHDLHVAGLVGAAKILHAMRDDLAGDVVFMFQPGEEGPGGAKPMIDEGLLDVAGKRVDAAYGLHVMSDQAPRGVWTARPKTLMASPDTLRVSYLGQGGHGSTPFRANDPIPALCEAVTALQTMVTRHFDIFDPVVVTVGHIFGGSKENIIPDSAGFEATVRSFSPETRAKAEELSVRLLEGIAAAHGLTSEVHFEHVYPVTVNDEAEFAFTRSTIEELFGEPRFHLMENPIPGGEDFSYVLEEVPGAYVFLSACVFEDPADADANHSPRAAFDDVVLADGAALLAELAVRRINRG; via the coding sequence ATGACCACCCGCACCCAGGAACTCGCTGCCGGATTCGCCGGGGACATCGTGGCGCTGCGTCGCGATTTGCACCAGAATCCGGAAATCGGTCTGGACTTGCCGCAAACCCAGCAGCGGATCCTCGATGCTCTGGCACCGCTGGACCTGGAGATCACCCTGGGCAAAGGGCTCAGTTCGGTGACTGCCGTCCTGCGCGGCGGAAAGCCGAGCGAAGGGGATCGTCCGGTGGTTTTGCTCCGGGGCGATATGGACGGTCTGCCGGTGGATGAACTGGTGGACGTCCCGTTCGCTTCGACCAACGGCGCGATGCACGCCTGCGGGCATGATCTGCACGTCGCCGGTTTGGTGGGGGCGGCGAAGATCCTGCATGCGATGCGCGACGACCTGGCCGGCGACGTGGTCTTCATGTTCCAGCCCGGCGAAGAGGGGCCCGGCGGCGCCAAGCCGATGATCGACGAGGGCCTGTTGGACGTGGCGGGCAAGCGCGTCGATGCTGCTTACGGCCTGCATGTGATGTCGGACCAGGCGCCGCGTGGGGTCTGGACCGCGCGCCCGAAGACTTTGATGGCTTCGCCGGACACCCTGCGGGTGAGCTACCTCGGCCAGGGCGGGCACGGGTCGACGCCGTTCCGGGCCAATGATCCGATTCCGGCGTTGTGCGAAGCGGTGACCGCGTTGCAGACCATGGTGACCCGGCATTTCGACATCTTCGATCCGGTCGTGGTGACCGTGGGCCACATCTTCGGCGGCAGCAAAGAGAACATCATCCCGGACAGCGCCGGTTTCGAGGCCACGGTGCGTTCGTTCAGCCCGGAGACCCGGGCCAAGGCCGAAGAGCTGAGCGTCCGGCTGCTGGAAGGGATCGCGGCCGCGCACGGACTCACCTCCGAAGTGCACTTCGAACACGTCTACCCGGTCACGGTCAATGACGAAGCCGAATTCGCCTTCACCCGGAGCACCATCGAAGAACTCTTCGGTGAGCCGCGTTTCCACCTCATGGAGAACCCGATTCCCGGTGGCGAAGACTTCTCCTACGTGTTGGAAGAAGTCCCCGGGGCGTATGTCTTCCTCAGCGCCTGCGTCTTCGAGGACCCGGCCGATGCCGACGCCAACCACTCGCCGCGCGCCGCGTTCGACGACGTCGTGCTGGCCGATGGGGCGGCGCTGCTCGCCGAACTGGCGGTGCGCCGGATCAACCGGGGCTGA
- a CDS encoding RtcB family protein, producing MKKINSKLYSWASIIDDATLEQAETASTMPFIYPHLALMPDAHLGKGATVGSVIPTLGAIIPAAVGVDIGCGMIAVKTQFQASELPEDRKSLREQIERAIPLSAGSYNRKVVATAVPRIEALKDLAAKAEFDPASYAGNWELQLGTLGSGNHFIEVSLDEDDGVWLFLHSGSRGVGNRIAQKHIKEAQRIAKQYWIQLPDPDLAYLVEGTEEFTAYIRQLKWAQQFALLNREEMMDRVIRQFSDWVGAAVVEQDRINCHHNFTEKETHFGKSVWLSRKGAIKASPGVPGLIPGSMGTASYVVVGKGNAMGMDSSPHGAGREYSRSRARKSFTHDQLREAMAGIEYRDTDAFIDEIPQAYKPIDTVMADAMDLVEIKHTLRQIINVKGD from the coding sequence ATGAAGAAGATCAATTCGAAGCTCTACAGTTGGGCGTCCATCATTGACGATGCGACGCTGGAGCAGGCCGAAACGGCCTCAACAATGCCATTCATTTACCCGCACCTGGCGCTTATGCCGGATGCGCACTTGGGCAAGGGCGCGACCGTCGGCTCGGTCATTCCTACCCTCGGTGCGATTATCCCGGCCGCGGTGGGTGTGGATATTGGCTGCGGCATGATCGCGGTCAAAACGCAGTTCCAGGCCAGCGAACTGCCCGAAGACCGGAAGAGTCTCCGGGAGCAGATTGAACGGGCAATTCCACTTTCCGCCGGAAGCTACAACCGCAAGGTAGTGGCTACCGCGGTGCCGCGAATTGAAGCGCTCAAGGATTTGGCGGCTAAGGCCGAATTTGATCCGGCGAGTTATGCCGGGAATTGGGAATTGCAGCTGGGGACGCTGGGCAGCGGCAATCACTTCATCGAAGTCTCGTTGGACGAGGACGACGGCGTGTGGCTGTTTTTGCACTCGGGGTCCAGGGGAGTGGGTAATCGGATTGCGCAGAAGCACATTAAGGAAGCGCAGCGGATTGCCAAGCAGTACTGGATTCAGCTGCCAGACCCTGACCTGGCCTACCTGGTTGAAGGAACCGAGGAGTTTACGGCTTACATCCGGCAGCTCAAGTGGGCGCAGCAGTTTGCGCTGTTGAACCGTGAAGAAATGATGGACCGGGTGATCCGACAGTTCTCCGACTGGGTGGGAGCGGCAGTTGTCGAGCAGGACCGGATCAACTGCCACCACAACTTCACCGAGAAGGAAACCCACTTCGGTAAATCGGTGTGGCTGTCCCGGAAGGGTGCGATCAAGGCCAGCCCCGGTGTTCCTGGGCTGATCCCGGGGTCGATGGGGACGGCGTCGTACGTAGTTGTTGGTAAGGGTAACGCGATGGGGATGGACTCCTCGCCGCACGGAGCCGGCCGGGAATACTCCCGGTCCCGGGCTCGGAAGAGTTTTACCCACGACCAGCTGCGCGAAGCGATGGCCGGCATCGAGTACCGGGATACCGATGCCTTTATTGATGAAATTCCGCAGGCGTACAAGCCGATTGACACCGTAATGGCCGATGCAATGGATTTGGTGGAAATCAAGCACACGCTGCGGCAGATCATCAACGTGAAGGGCGACTGA
- a CDS encoding ArsB/NhaD family transporter, translating into MKVAVRSWAVPGTALLLGLAFLLTGLLPSADAWTLAQRTVPILLFVIAMTLVTEMADDAGVFRTLTGWLAAKTAGQTGRGRIILLWLLVVALSTLSTIFLSLDTTAVLITPVVVLLAVHAGIRPLPFALTTVWLANTASLLLPVSNLTNLLAQHQLAMTPWQFAGLLWAPAVVGVVIPAAALWLLFRKDFAGSYRPDAVRQPADRALLIICAAVVLLLLPALVSGIPVEYPALAAAVVLLLVFVFRRRSALSWRMLPWRPVILTIGLFLVIATLHAHGLPELLSGAAGEGNVFLALLQLAGLAAGSANAVNNLPAYLALEPVSGSPLRLAAVLIGVNLGPLITPWASLATLLWHERLKSMGVRISWARFAVLGLLLVVLLLPLSVAALWLGAGAPQ; encoded by the coding sequence GTGAAGGTTGCAGTGCGGTCGTGGGCAGTGCCGGGTACGGCATTGCTGTTGGGCCTCGCCTTCCTGCTGACCGGGCTCTTGCCAAGCGCAGATGCCTGGACTTTGGCCCAGCGCACCGTACCGATCCTGCTTTTTGTCATAGCGATGACGCTGGTCACCGAAATGGCCGACGACGCCGGGGTGTTCCGCACGCTGACCGGCTGGCTGGCGGCCAAAACAGCCGGTCAGACCGGCCGTGGCCGGATCATTTTGCTCTGGTTGCTAGTGGTCGCCTTGTCCACTCTGAGCACGATTTTCTTATCCTTGGACACCACTGCGGTGCTGATCACGCCAGTCGTGGTGCTGCTTGCGGTACATGCCGGAATCCGGCCCTTGCCGTTTGCCTTGACCACAGTCTGGCTGGCCAATACCGCTTCCTTGTTGCTGCCGGTGTCCAATCTGACAAACCTGCTGGCGCAGCATCAATTAGCCATGACGCCTTGGCAATTCGCGGGCTTGCTCTGGGCGCCCGCTGTGGTCGGCGTCGTGATTCCGGCCGCGGCGCTGTGGCTGCTTTTCCGGAAAGACTTTGCTGGCAGCTATCGGCCGGATGCCGTGCGTCAACCGGCGGACCGCGCGCTTCTGATCATCTGCGCAGCTGTCGTGCTGCTGCTATTGCCCGCGCTAGTCAGCGGAATTCCGGTGGAGTACCCGGCCTTGGCGGCCGCCGTCGTGCTGTTGTTGGTGTTTGTCTTTCGACGTCGATCCGCCCTGTCCTGGCGGATGCTGCCCTGGCGTCCGGTGATCTTGACGATTGGCCTTTTCCTGGTGATCGCAACCCTGCACGCCCACGGTTTGCCTGAATTGTTGTCCGGCGCCGCGGGAGAAGGTAATGTCTTCTTGGCCCTGCTCCAGCTAGCCGGCTTGGCCGCAGGCTCGGCCAATGCGGTGAACAACCTTCCGGCATACCTGGCCCTGGAACCGGTTTCCGGTTCGCCGCTGCGATTGGCCGCGGTGCTGATCGGCGTCAACCTCGGCCCGCTCATCACTCCGTGGGCATCGCTGGCCACCCTGTTGTGGCACGAAAGACTCAAAAGCATGGGAGTTCGAATCTCCTGGGCTCGTTTCGCAGTCCTCGGCCTGCTGCTGGTGGTGCTGCTGTTGCCGCTTTCCGTCGCGGCGCTGTGGCTTGGCGCCGGAGCGCCACAATGA
- a CDS encoding DMT family transporter, giving the protein MPESSRKPTTLLVFLGLAVVWGSSFLFIKVGLQGLSAPQVVFGRVGFGALTLVAVMLLSRRRWPRERWIWGHMLVVGLFFCVFPFLLFAWAGETLPSGLSSILNATTPIMTLAIAAIMLPAERLNALQIAGLVLGIAGVLVIVGPWELFTSPAFYQSVPAQIACLGATACYGFALSYLRRFISGKHSYDAPTIAAVQLVLAFGVILLITPFTMFTPMQLSWPVVLSVAALGILGTGVAYIGNTVVVSNWGANAAAGVTYLVPVVGVLLGVLVLQETLHWNEPVGGLIVILAILISQGRLRFPVRKPAPELPLRETI; this is encoded by the coding sequence ATGCCGGAATCATCGCGGAAACCCACCACCCTGCTGGTCTTCTTGGGGCTGGCCGTGGTCTGGGGCTCGAGTTTCCTGTTCATCAAGGTCGGTCTGCAGGGGCTCTCCGCACCCCAGGTGGTTTTCGGCAGAGTCGGCTTCGGCGCTTTGACGCTGGTCGCGGTGATGCTCCTTTCGCGGCGCCGTTGGCCGCGCGAGCGTTGGATTTGGGGGCACATGCTCGTCGTCGGGCTGTTCTTCTGCGTATTCCCGTTCTTGCTCTTCGCCTGGGCCGGCGAAACGCTGCCTTCCGGGCTCTCCAGCATCCTCAATGCGACCACCCCGATCATGACTTTGGCGATCGCGGCGATCATGCTGCCCGCGGAACGGTTGAACGCCCTGCAGATTGCCGGTCTGGTCCTGGGCATCGCGGGTGTGCTGGTGATCGTCGGTCCCTGGGAGCTGTTCACCAGTCCGGCCTTCTACCAATCGGTGCCGGCCCAGATCGCCTGCCTGGGGGCCACCGCCTGCTACGGGTTCGCACTCAGCTATCTGCGCCGGTTCATCTCCGGAAAACATTCCTACGATGCGCCGACGATCGCTGCAGTGCAGCTGGTGCTGGCCTTCGGAGTGATCCTGCTGATCACCCCGTTCACGATGTTCACCCCGATGCAGTTGAGCTGGCCGGTGGTGTTGTCGGTTGCCGCACTGGGCATCCTGGGTACTGGCGTGGCTTACATCGGGAACACCGTGGTGGTCTCGAATTGGGGAGCCAATGCCGCCGCGGGGGTCACCTATCTGGTGCCGGTGGTGGGCGTGCTGCTGGGAGTCCTGGTGCTGCAGGAGACCCTGCATTGGAACGAGCCGGTGGGCGGGTTGATCGTGATCCTCGCGATTCTGATCAGCCAAGGCAGACTGCGATTCCCGGTCCGAAAACCGGCGCCCGAATTGCCGCTCCGAGAAACCATCTGA
- a CDS encoding LysR family transcriptional regulator gives MSVTIPQLRAFAAVVDHRSFSVAAVALGVSQSAVSHAISTLEREISGPLLVRSSGVTPTALGAQLIPRARTVLAAVDALEASVREHSGEHSGTVRLAAVPTVCQGLLPGLLQLWSARLPRVDVQVFEGDDEELPEWLDSGLVDAAILVDPKDRDKRSRLVASDVFRALVRRDHPLAAQAEIPLAELIEDGLISSTGGCEEQVRRIHELAGIRYAATQRVRELGTLLSLVRQGLGVGVMPSLGEAMLPAELVLVPLTPRLQRELVICGPASRPWHPLAEALVDSLDGPSPETTRRAGELLLA, from the coding sequence ATGTCAGTGACCATTCCGCAACTGCGGGCTTTCGCCGCCGTCGTCGATCACCGCAGTTTCTCCGTGGCCGCCGTGGCCCTGGGGGTCAGCCAGTCCGCGGTCTCGCATGCGATCTCCACCTTGGAACGGGAAATCTCCGGGCCGCTGCTGGTCCGCAGCTCCGGCGTGACGCCTACTGCGCTGGGTGCCCAGTTGATCCCCCGCGCACGGACCGTGCTGGCCGCCGTCGACGCCCTCGAAGCCAGCGTCCGGGAGCATTCCGGCGAGCACTCCGGAACCGTCCGGCTGGCCGCAGTGCCCACGGTCTGCCAGGGTTTGCTGCCAGGGCTGCTCCAGCTGTGGTCCGCCCGGCTGCCGCGCGTCGACGTGCAAGTGTTCGAAGGCGACGACGAAGAACTGCCAGAGTGGCTGGACAGCGGCCTGGTCGATGCCGCGATCCTGGTCGACCCGAAGGACCGGGACAAGCGCTCACGGCTGGTGGCCAGCGATGTCTTCCGCGCGCTGGTCCGGCGTGACCACCCGCTCGCGGCACAGGCCGAGATCCCGCTGGCCGAACTGATCGAAGACGGATTGATCTCCTCTACCGGCGGTTGCGAAGAGCAAGTCCGCCGGATCCATGAGCTAGCCGGCATCCGGTACGCGGCAACCCAGCGGGTCCGTGAATTGGGCACCTTGCTGAGCCTGGTCCGGCAAGGCCTCGGCGTCGGCGTGATGCCCAGCTTGGGCGAAGCCATGCTGCCCGCGGAACTGGTGCTGGTCCCGCTCACGCCACGGCTGCAACGCGAACTGGTGATTTGCGGGCCGGCTTCCCGTCCTTGGCATCCCTTGGCCGAAGCTCTGGTTGATTCGCTCGACGGGCCGTCGCCGGAGACCACCCGGCGGGCGGGCGAGCTGCTTCTGGCTTGA
- a CDS encoding DUF2254 domain-containing protein, which translates to MSSLLLRLRRAVDSFWFVPALVVLLAIILAEVVVGIDRAVVAAGLRDQLDWLDVVSASGGRDILGAVAGSILAVAATSFSITISVLATASSTYGPRLVRNFMSDRGNQLVLGSFGATFVYALLVLRTIRDPSQDGGAFVPALAIMLAVLIAIADVAILVYFINHIADSVQVSTLSERVKKDLIATVERLYPAEPADCVTEASGPRTGLQRTAHPLRSGYVQEVDESGLLRWAQEHDLVIEVRAQVGDHLIESEPLAVSYGEGGDAEQIRRFFTVDDARTPFQDLRFAVQQLEEMAVRALSPSTNDPYTACNALAELGPGLTLLAARADSALGREDSNGNLRLIVSRADLGDVIDSVFSAIRRNGIDHPPVLLELVKLGNRLITAAAANRSPVGPELASRVQRQLRLLRQNYRDHNPDADDLAGFEAKLPEGA; encoded by the coding sequence ATGTCTAGTCTCCTGCTCCGGCTGCGTCGAGCCGTCGATAGTTTCTGGTTCGTGCCCGCGCTGGTGGTTCTGCTCGCGATAATCCTGGCGGAAGTCGTGGTGGGGATCGACCGCGCGGTGGTGGCTGCCGGGCTACGGGACCAGTTGGACTGGCTCGATGTAGTCAGCGCGAGCGGCGGTCGCGACATCCTCGGCGCCGTAGCCGGTTCAATCCTCGCCGTGGCTGCGACTAGTTTTTCGATCACGATCTCGGTGTTGGCCACGGCAAGTTCCACCTACGGGCCGCGCTTGGTGCGCAATTTCATGTCAGATCGGGGAAACCAGCTGGTCCTGGGCAGCTTCGGGGCGACCTTCGTTTACGCGCTGCTGGTGCTCCGAACGATCAGGGATCCCTCGCAGGACGGTGGCGCTTTCGTTCCGGCCCTGGCGATCATGCTCGCGGTGCTCATCGCCATCGCCGATGTCGCCATCCTGGTCTACTTCATCAACCACATCGCCGACTCCGTCCAAGTCTCCACTCTCTCCGAACGGGTCAAAAAAGATTTGATCGCCACCGTCGAGCGGCTCTACCCCGCAGAGCCGGCGGACTGCGTGACAGAGGCTTCCGGCCCGCGAACCGGGCTGCAGCGCACCGCCCATCCGCTGCGTTCCGGCTATGTGCAGGAGGTCGACGAGTCCGGTCTTCTCCGATGGGCTCAGGAGCACGATCTGGTGATCGAAGTCCGCGCCCAAGTGGGCGACCACCTCATCGAATCGGAACCTTTGGCGGTCAGTTACGGAGAAGGCGGGGACGCCGAACAGATCCGTCGATTTTTCACCGTCGACGATGCCCGCACGCCGTTCCAGGACCTCCGGTTCGCGGTGCAACAGTTGGAAGAGATGGCGGTTCGGGCCCTCTCCCCGAGCACGAACGATCCCTATACGGCCTGCAATGCACTAGCTGAACTGGGACCCGGCTTGACTTTGTTGGCAGCCCGGGCGGACTCCGCTCTTGGCCGGGAAGATTCGAACGGCAACTTGCGACTCATCGTCAGCCGAGCCGATCTGGGTGATGTGATCGACTCGGTTTTCAGCGCCATTCGACGCAATGGCATCGACCACCCGCCGGTTCTGCTGGAGCTGGTGAAGCTGGGCAACCGCCTGATCACCGCGGCAGCGGCGAATCGATCGCCGGTCGGACCGGAACTGGCATCCCGAGTGCAGCGGCAACTCCGGCTACTTCGCCAGAACTACCGAGACCACAACCCTGATGCTGACGATTTGGCGGGTTTCGAAGCGAAGTTGCCTGAGGGCGCCTAG